From the Clostridiales bacterium genome, one window contains:
- a CDS encoding ATP-binding cassette domain-containing protein, giving the protein MAEEVLLADGLRFTGPASIGAPVLLNGVNLVVAAGEIVDIGGPSGAGKTTLLRALARLLPKASGHLALRGVSAFGIPAGEWRSRVTLLPQKAVLCSGTVRENLLVPWTLKARASLTAPDDHELAAALAGVALGEIALSRDVAMLSVGQAARVALARTVLTRPDVLLLDEPDAALDDESAARVAETASRFAALGGAVVRVRHQRTEAFATRRLRLADGHLTEVGT; this is encoded by the coding sequence GTGGCCGAGGAGGTTCTGCTCGCGGACGGGCTGCGCTTCACCGGCCCGGCTTCGATTGGCGCGCCGGTGCTCCTCAACGGAGTGAATCTTGTGGTCGCGGCCGGTGAGATCGTCGACATCGGCGGGCCGAGCGGGGCGGGCAAGACCACTTTGCTCCGCGCGCTCGCGCGGCTGCTGCCAAAAGCAAGCGGGCACCTCGCGTTGAGGGGGGTGTCGGCCTTTGGCATCCCTGCGGGCGAGTGGCGTTCGCGCGTCACTTTGCTGCCTCAAAAGGCGGTTCTATGTTCAGGCACGGTGCGTGAGAACCTGCTCGTGCCGTGGACACTCAAGGCGCGGGCCTCCCTGACGGCCCCTGACGATCACGAGCTCGCCGCCGCGCTTGCCGGCGTAGCCCTCGGTGAGATCGCGCTTTCCAGGGATGTCGCCATGCTCTCGGTGGGACAGGCTGCCCGTGTCGCGCTCGCCCGGACGGTGCTCACTAGACCGGACGTTCTCTTGCTTGATGAACCGGACGCCGCGCTCGACGACGAGAGCGCAGCGCGGGTCGCCGAGACGGCCTCGCGATTCGCGGCTCTTGGAGGTGCGGTCGTTCGCGTGCGCCACCAGCGCACTGAAGCGTTCGCAACACGCCGGCTGCGACTCGCCGACGGCCACCTGACCGAGGTGGGCACGTGA